From a region of the Zingiber officinale cultivar Zhangliang chromosome 4B, Zo_v1.1, whole genome shotgun sequence genome:
- the LOC121977954 gene encoding WAT1-related protein At1g21890-like: protein MGSIGEVWGRLKPYLAMVFLQCGYAGLFVVSVASLKRGMSHYVLVVYRNAVATIVIGPFALWLEGKVRPKMTLKIFLKIMALGILEPVLDQNLYYMGTNFTSASFASALYNILPAITFVFAIILRMEKIQIKSRRSQLKIIGTLITVAGALVMILYKGPIVDFAWSKGRNHHTEAGAHNQTRWLIGTFMMIVSCCCWSAFFILQSNTLEEYPAELSLTTLICGMGTVLASAVALVMERGAKPWAIGFDTMLFTAVYSGVMCSGVAYYLQGVVMKDRGPVFVTAFNPLCMIMVAVLGSVILAEEISLGRVIGAVIIVIGLYSLIWGKNKDHLTQSATHMEAKEEAPELHRASKDTPSLSSLECVTVVGISSSENS, encoded by the exons ATGGGAAGCATTGGGGAGGTTTGGGGGAGGTTGAAGCCCTACTTGGCCATGGTGTTCTTGCAGTGTGGATATGCAGGCTTGTTTGTGGTCTCTGTTGCCTCGCTCAAGCGAGGGATGAGCCACTATGTGCTGGTCGTGTATCGGAATGCCGTGGCTACCATAGTCATTGGCCCGTTCGCCTTGTGGCTCGAAGG GAAGGTGAGGCCTAAGATGACACTCAAAATCTTCCTCAAGATCATGGCTCTTGGAATTCTCGA GCCTGTTCTCGACCAAAATTTGTACTACATGGGCACAAACTTCACCTCCGCGAGCTTTGCCTCCGCTCTCTACAACATCTTGCCGGCTATCACATTCGTGTTTGCCATCATCCTAAG AATGGAGAAGATACAAATCAAAAGCCGGCGCAGCCAATTGAAAATCATTGGAACTTTGATAACAGTGGCCGGCGCACTAGTCATGATCCTCTACAAAggaccaattgttgattttgcatGGAGCAAAGGAAGGAACCACCACACCGAGGCCGGTGCGCACAACCAAACTCGCTGGCTCATTGGCACATTCATGATGATCGTTAGCTGCTGCTGCTGGTCTGCATTCTTCATTCTCCAA TCAAATACCTTGGAGGAGTACCCTGCAGAGCTGTCACTGACCACCTTGATCTGTGGCATGGGCACAGTGCTTGCAAGTGCAGTTGCTCTGGTGATGGAAAGAGGAGCCAAGCCTTGGGCTATTGGCTTTGACACAATGCTCTTCACTGCTGTTTACTCT GGAGTGATGTGCTCTGGGGTTGCATATTATCTGCAAGGAGTGGTGATGAAGGACAGGGGCCCTGTGTTTGTGACTGCCTTCAACCCTTTGTGCATGATCATGGTGGCTGTGCTGGGCTCTGTCATTTTAGCAGAAGAGATTTCCTTGGGAAG GGTAATTGGTGCTGTAATTATAGTGATTGGCCTTTACTCTCTCATATGGGGGAAGAACAAAGACCACTTAACCCAATCTGCCACTCACATGGAGGCAAAGGAAGAGGCACCTGAACTACACAGAGCTTCAAAGGATACACCATCATTGAGCTCATTGGAGTGTGTTACAGTTGTAGGCATTTCATCCTCAGAGAACTCATAA